From Corvus moneduloides isolate bCorMon1 chromosome 2, bCorMon1.pri, whole genome shotgun sequence, one genomic window encodes:
- the CRYZL1 gene encoding quinone oxidoreductase-like protein 1 isoform X2: MDTKLLSEIKLKKELVPVGREISGVVLEVGSKVTFFQPDDEVVGILPLDSEESGVCEVILVHEHYLVHKPQKVCWAEAAGTVRDGLRAYTALHYLSQLSPGTSVLVLDGASPFGTIAIQLAQHRGAKVISTAHSLEDKQYLERLRPTGEGGRQPLVGRVIDVSHGKIDVAESCLEETGGLGVDIVLDAGVRLYSAEDEPTSKSQLLPHKHDIITLLGVGGHWITMEKNLQLDPPDSHSLFLKGATVSFLNDEIWNLSNVQQGKYLAILEDIMEKLSSSVFRPQLDEPIPLYEAKVSMEIVQKNQARKRQVIQF; encoded by the exons ATGGATACAAAG CTCCTGTCAGAAATTAAACTGAAGAAGGAACTTGTGCCTGTTGGGCGAGAGATTTCGGGAGTTGTGCTGGAAG TTGGAAGCAAGGTGACCTTTTTCCAGCCAGATGACGAAGTGGTGG gaattttgCCCCTGGATTCTGAGGAGTCTGGTGTCTGTGAAGTTATCCTGGTTCACGAGCATTATTTGG TTCACAAGCCACAGAAGGTCTGTTGGGCGGAGGCAGCCGGGACGGTCCGGGACGGGCTCCGCGCGTACACGGCCCTGCACTACCTGTCCCAGCTGTCTCCTGGCACAAGTGTCCTCGTCCTGGATGGAGCAAGT ccgTTTGGTACCATCGCGATTCAGTTGGCTCAACACAGAGGGGCCAAAGTCATCTCCACTGCCCACAGCCTGGAGGACAAGCAGTACCTCGAGAGGCTCAGACCTACTGGGG AAGGAGGCCGGCAGCCTTTGGTGG GCCGAGTGATCGACGTGTCCCATGGGAAGATTGACGTGGCCGAGAGCTGCCTGGAGGAGACGGGCGGGCTGGGCGTGGACATCGTCCTGGATGCCGGAG TGAGATTATACAGTGCTGAAGATGAACCAACTTCcaaatcccagctgctccctcacaAACACGACATCATCACTCTGCTTGGGGTTGGGGGACACTGGATAACGATGGAAAAGAACCTGCAG CTGGATCCTCCAGACAGCCATTCATTGTTCCTTAAGGGAGCCACAGTGTCCTTCCTGAACGATGAGATCTGGAACTTGTCCAATGTGCAGCAGGGGAAATATCTCG CCATCCTAGAAGATATCATGGAGAAATTATCAAGTAGCGTTTTCAG GCCTCAGCTGGATGAACCGATCCCATTGTACGAAGCCAAAGTTTCTATGGAAATAGTTCAGAAGAATCAAGCAAGAAAGAGACAAGTCATCCAGTTCTGA
- the CRYZL1 gene encoding quinone oxidoreductase-like protein 1 isoform X1, with amino-acid sequence MKALYGQQNSPGEEMTFVFQERESLPPTRDHDVKVQVRACALSWMDTKLLSEIKLKKELVPVGREISGVVLEVGSKVTFFQPDDEVVGILPLDSEESGVCEVILVHEHYLVHKPQKVCWAEAAGTVRDGLRAYTALHYLSQLSPGTSVLVLDGASPFGTIAIQLAQHRGAKVISTAHSLEDKQYLERLRPTGEGGRQPLVGRVIDVSHGKIDVAESCLEETGGLGVDIVLDAGVRLYSAEDEPTSKSQLLPHKHDIITLLGVGGHWITMEKNLQLDPPDSHSLFLKGATVSFLNDEIWNLSNVQQGKYLAILEDIMEKLSSSVFRPQLDEPIPLYEAKVSMEIVQKNQARKRQVIQF; translated from the exons ATGAAGGCCTTGTACGGTCAGCAGAATTCTCCTGGAGAGGAAATGACATTTGTGTTCCAGGAAAGA GAGAGCCTTCCTCCCACCAGAGACCACGATGTGAAAGTGCAGGTCAGAGCCTGTGCTCTGAGCTGGATGGATACAAAG CTCCTGTCAGAAATTAAACTGAAGAAGGAACTTGTGCCTGTTGGGCGAGAGATTTCGGGAGTTGTGCTGGAAG TTGGAAGCAAGGTGACCTTTTTCCAGCCAGATGACGAAGTGGTGG gaattttgCCCCTGGATTCTGAGGAGTCTGGTGTCTGTGAAGTTATCCTGGTTCACGAGCATTATTTGG TTCACAAGCCACAGAAGGTCTGTTGGGCGGAGGCAGCCGGGACGGTCCGGGACGGGCTCCGCGCGTACACGGCCCTGCACTACCTGTCCCAGCTGTCTCCTGGCACAAGTGTCCTCGTCCTGGATGGAGCAAGT ccgTTTGGTACCATCGCGATTCAGTTGGCTCAACACAGAGGGGCCAAAGTCATCTCCACTGCCCACAGCCTGGAGGACAAGCAGTACCTCGAGAGGCTCAGACCTACTGGGG AAGGAGGCCGGCAGCCTTTGGTGG GCCGAGTGATCGACGTGTCCCATGGGAAGATTGACGTGGCCGAGAGCTGCCTGGAGGAGACGGGCGGGCTGGGCGTGGACATCGTCCTGGATGCCGGAG TGAGATTATACAGTGCTGAAGATGAACCAACTTCcaaatcccagctgctccctcacaAACACGACATCATCACTCTGCTTGGGGTTGGGGGACACTGGATAACGATGGAAAAGAACCTGCAG CTGGATCCTCCAGACAGCCATTCATTGTTCCTTAAGGGAGCCACAGTGTCCTTCCTGAACGATGAGATCTGGAACTTGTCCAATGTGCAGCAGGGGAAATATCTCG CCATCCTAGAAGATATCATGGAGAAATTATCAAGTAGCGTTTTCAG GCCTCAGCTGGATGAACCGATCCCATTGTACGAAGCCAAAGTTTCTATGGAAATAGTTCAGAAGAATCAAGCAAGAAAGAGACAAGTCATCCAGTTCTGA
- the CRYZL1 gene encoding quinone oxidoreductase-like protein 1 isoform X3, whose product MVFPGMEGTLIQETEQVPEPPVQESSVASEGILPLDSEESGVCEVILVHEHYLVHKPQKVCWAEAAGTVRDGLRAYTALHYLSQLSPGTSVLVLDGASPFGTIAIQLAQHRGAKVISTAHSLEDKQYLERLRPTGEGGRQPLVGRVIDVSHGKIDVAESCLEETGGLGVDIVLDAGVRLYSAEDEPTSKSQLLPHKHDIITLLGVGGHWITMEKNLQLDPPDSHSLFLKGATVSFLNDEIWNLSNVQQGKYLAILEDIMEKLSSSVFRPQLDEPIPLYEAKVSMEIVQKNQARKRQVIQF is encoded by the exons atggTTTTccctgggatggaggggacatTAATCCAGGAGACAGAGCAGGTGCCAGAACCTCCTGTTCAGGAGAGTTCTGTGGCCAGTGAAG gaattttgCCCCTGGATTCTGAGGAGTCTGGTGTCTGTGAAGTTATCCTGGTTCACGAGCATTATTTGG TTCACAAGCCACAGAAGGTCTGTTGGGCGGAGGCAGCCGGGACGGTCCGGGACGGGCTCCGCGCGTACACGGCCCTGCACTACCTGTCCCAGCTGTCTCCTGGCACAAGTGTCCTCGTCCTGGATGGAGCAAGT ccgTTTGGTACCATCGCGATTCAGTTGGCTCAACACAGAGGGGCCAAAGTCATCTCCACTGCCCACAGCCTGGAGGACAAGCAGTACCTCGAGAGGCTCAGACCTACTGGGG AAGGAGGCCGGCAGCCTTTGGTGG GCCGAGTGATCGACGTGTCCCATGGGAAGATTGACGTGGCCGAGAGCTGCCTGGAGGAGACGGGCGGGCTGGGCGTGGACATCGTCCTGGATGCCGGAG TGAGATTATACAGTGCTGAAGATGAACCAACTTCcaaatcccagctgctccctcacaAACACGACATCATCACTCTGCTTGGGGTTGGGGGACACTGGATAACGATGGAAAAGAACCTGCAG CTGGATCCTCCAGACAGCCATTCATTGTTCCTTAAGGGAGCCACAGTGTCCTTCCTGAACGATGAGATCTGGAACTTGTCCAATGTGCAGCAGGGGAAATATCTCG CCATCCTAGAAGATATCATGGAGAAATTATCAAGTAGCGTTTTCAG GCCTCAGCTGGATGAACCGATCCCATTGTACGAAGCCAAAGTTTCTATGGAAATAGTTCAGAAGAATCAAGCAAGAAAGAGACAAGTCATCCAGTTCTGA